One region of Bradyrhizobium betae genomic DNA includes:
- a CDS encoding 5-(carboxyamino)imidazole ribonucleotide synthase: protein MTDSKQVKLKPGDTIGILGGGQLGRMLAMAAARLGLRCQVFSPDPDSPAFDVVLNATCAEYADVEALELFANDVDVITYEFENVPSAAAMVLDARRPVLPNRKILETTQDRLAEKDFVTRLGIGTAAYADVTSVSSLREAIVKIGLPAVLKTRRFGYDGKGQAIIREGDDIAKVWTSLATKSAILEAFVPYEREISVIAARSASGQVECFDVTENEHRDHILKISRAPAQIPDTLADEARSIAGKIANALDYVGVLAVEMFVLANGTGPKVLVNEIAPRVHNSGHWTLDGASVSQFEQHIRAIAGWPLGKAVRHGEIVTMTNLIGDEINDYEKWLTVPGATVHIYGKGAPRPGRKMGHVTEVRPTKGR, encoded by the coding sequence GTGACCGACAGCAAGCAGGTGAAGCTGAAGCCCGGCGACACCATCGGAATCCTTGGCGGCGGACAATTGGGGCGGATGCTGGCGATGGCCGCGGCGCGACTGGGCCTGCGCTGCCAGGTGTTCTCGCCCGATCCGGACTCCCCTGCCTTCGACGTCGTCCTGAACGCGACCTGCGCCGAATATGCCGACGTCGAGGCACTGGAATTGTTCGCCAACGACGTCGACGTCATCACCTACGAATTCGAGAACGTGCCGTCCGCCGCCGCGATGGTGCTGGATGCGCGCCGCCCGGTGCTGCCCAACCGCAAGATCCTCGAGACCACCCAGGACCGACTCGCCGAGAAGGATTTCGTGACGCGGCTCGGCATCGGCACCGCCGCCTATGCCGACGTTACGTCAGTCTCCTCGTTGCGCGAGGCGATCGTCAAGATCGGCCTCCCCGCCGTGCTGAAGACCCGCCGCTTCGGCTATGACGGCAAGGGCCAGGCCATCATTCGCGAGGGCGACGACATCGCCAAGGTCTGGACCAGCCTCGCCACCAAATCGGCGATCCTCGAAGCCTTCGTCCCGTACGAGCGCGAGATTTCCGTGATCGCCGCACGCTCGGCGTCGGGCCAGGTCGAGTGCTTCGACGTCACCGAGAACGAGCACCGCGACCACATTCTGAAAATCTCGCGCGCGCCCGCGCAGATTCCGGACACCCTCGCGGACGAAGCGCGCAGCATCGCCGGCAAGATCGCGAACGCGCTCGACTATGTCGGCGTGCTCGCCGTCGAGATGTTCGTGCTGGCGAATGGCACCGGGCCGAAGGTGCTGGTCAACGAGATCGCCCCGCGCGTGCACAATTCCGGACACTGGACGCTCGACGGCGCCTCGGTCTCGCAATTCGAGCAGCATATCCGCGCCATCGCCGGCTGGCCGCTCGGCAAGGCGGTACGTCACGGTGAGATCGTCACCATGACCAACCTGATCGGCGACGAGATCAACGACTACGAGAAGTGGCTGACGGTCCCTGGCGCGACCGTGCACATCTACGGCAAGGGCGCGCCGCGCCCCGGCCGCAAGATGGGCCACGTCACCGAAGTCAGGCCGACGAAGGGCAGGTGA
- the purE gene encoding 5-(carboxyamino)imidazole ribonucleotide mutase: MTAPIAIIMGSQSDWETMRHAADTLAALGIAAETRIVSAHRTPDRLFAFAKGAKAAGFKVIIAGAGGAAHLPGMAAALTELPVLGVPVESRTLKGIDSLYSIVQMPAGIPVGTLAIGKAGAINAALLAAAVLALSDPALSDRLAAWRKAQTEAVAERPEDKA, translated from the coding sequence ATGACCGCGCCGATCGCCATCATTATGGGAAGCCAGTCGGACTGGGAGACGATGCGGCACGCCGCCGACACGCTTGCAGCACTGGGCATTGCCGCCGAGACTCGCATCGTTTCGGCACACCGCACCCCCGACCGGCTGTTCGCCTTCGCCAAGGGCGCCAAGGCGGCAGGTTTCAAGGTCATCATCGCGGGCGCCGGCGGCGCTGCCCATTTGCCCGGCATGGCAGCGGCACTGACGGAACTGCCGGTGCTTGGCGTTCCCGTCGAATCCAGGACGCTCAAGGGTATCGATTCGCTCTATTCGATCGTGCAGATGCCCGCAGGCATCCCGGTCGGCACCCTCGCCATCGGCAAGGCAGGTGCGATCAACGCGGCGCTGCTTGCCGCGGCCGTGCTGGCGCTGTCCGACCCGGCGCTGTCCGACCGTCTTGCCGCCTGGCGAAAGGCGCAGACCGAGGCGGTTGCCGAGCGCCCGGAGGACAAGGCGTGA
- a CDS encoding GGDEF domain-containing protein, with protein sequence MKKPTRASAAKAKKGRKTSASRSKAVPERLAKPPAKRPAKPSRRGASAAADTKATIRGLRSKLKEAQRRVTELEAAADTDFLLEIPNRRGFERELRRAIAYMKRYRASGALIVLDVDRLKPINDSFGHAAGDEVLKAIAAALTRQIRASDVVGRLGGDEFALLLWNLSETDAKAKAAIFEQAIDDLSFTFRGQHVTAGASAGVALLGAHSDAGRALEEADAAMYVRKAHRRHEPRIRLVSS encoded by the coding sequence ATGAAGAAACCTACAAGGGCGAGCGCTGCGAAGGCCAAAAAGGGCCGGAAGACCAGCGCCAGCCGATCCAAAGCCGTTCCCGAACGGTTGGCCAAACCTCCGGCGAAGCGTCCGGCCAAGCCGTCCCGGCGCGGGGCGTCGGCGGCCGCCGACACCAAGGCGACCATCCGCGGCTTGCGGAGCAAGCTCAAGGAGGCGCAGCGGCGAGTCACGGAACTGGAAGCCGCGGCCGACACCGATTTCCTGCTGGAGATTCCGAACCGGCGCGGTTTCGAGCGCGAGCTGAGGCGCGCCATCGCCTACATGAAGCGCTATCGCGCCAGCGGCGCCCTGATCGTGCTCGACGTCGATCGGCTGAAGCCGATCAACGATTCCTTTGGCCATGCTGCCGGGGATGAGGTGCTCAAGGCGATCGCGGCCGCGCTGACGCGGCAGATCCGCGCTTCCGACGTGGTCGGCCGGCTCGGCGGCGACGAGTTCGCGCTGCTGCTGTGGAACCTCAGCGAGACCGATGCCAAGGCGAAGGCCGCGATCTTCGAACAGGCGATCGACGATCTGTCGTTCACCTTTCGCGGCCAGCACGTGACCGCGGGCGCGTCCGCCGGTGTCGCGCTATTGGGCGCGCACTCCGATGCGGGCCGCGCGCTGGAAGAAGCGGATGCGGCCATGTATGTGCGCAAGGCGCACCGGAGGCACGAGCCGCGGATCAGGCTCGTCAGCAGCTGA
- a CDS encoding YdcH family protein produces MTNEDERELEAELTRLQQEHRDLDAAIDALHQSPAPDLLRLQRLKKRKLLLRDRIQFIEDQITPDIIA; encoded by the coding sequence ATGACCAATGAAGACGAGCGTGAGCTCGAAGCCGAGCTCACCCGGTTGCAGCAGGAACACCGAGATCTCGATGCGGCGATCGATGCACTGCATCAATCGCCTGCCCCCGACCTATTGCGGTTACAGCGGTTGAAGAAGCGCAAGCTGTTGTTGCGCGACCGTATCCAGTTCATCGAAGACCAGATCACGCCGGACATCATCGCCTGA
- a CDS encoding YdcH family protein: MTIQAHLVELERKHQTLEHELHEALVHLSTDDLQIVELKRRKLMVKDQIERLRHTGDTLH; encoded by the coding sequence ATGACAATTCAGGCACATCTGGTTGAATTGGAACGGAAGCACCAAACTCTCGAACACGAATTGCACGAAGCTCTCGTGCACCTTTCAACAGACGACCTGCAAATTGTTGAGTTGAAGCGCCGAAAATTGATGGTCAAGGACCAGATCGAGCGTCTGAGGCACACCGGCGACACGCTCCACTAG
- a CDS encoding NAD(P)/FAD-dependent oxidoreductase → MDRVDCVVIGAGVVGLAVARKLAQAGREVIVLEEAEAIGTITSSRNSEVIHAGIYYRAGSWMARMCVDGKHALYRYCGERGIPHRNCGKLIVATNPKETEKLQSIKAHAEANGVLDMQLLAGEAARALEPALACDAALLSPSTGIIDSHAYMLSLRGEAEAAGAAFAFHTPLIRAKAVGGVIEVEAGGEAPMTLQCDLLVNAAGLSATNVARHIDGMPIDRIPPAYLAKGNYFSCNARAPFSRLIYPVPEPGGLGVHLTLDMAGQARFGPDVEWIETIDYEVDPSRAERFYPAIRKYWPTLPHGALMPSYSGIRPKIVPPAVATQDFLMQGPRDHGVEGLVNLFGIESPGLTSSLAIADHVAELAQI, encoded by the coding sequence ATGGATAGGGTCGACTGCGTCGTCATCGGAGCCGGCGTGGTCGGGCTCGCGGTGGCTCGAAAGCTCGCCCAGGCCGGGCGCGAGGTGATCGTGCTCGAGGAGGCCGAGGCCATCGGCACCATCACCTCCTCGCGCAACAGCGAGGTGATTCATGCCGGCATCTACTACCGCGCCGGAAGCTGGATGGCGCGCATGTGCGTCGACGGCAAGCACGCGCTGTACCGCTACTGCGGCGAGCGCGGCATCCCGCACAGGAATTGCGGCAAGCTGATCGTCGCGACCAACCCGAAAGAGACCGAGAAGCTGCAATCGATCAAGGCGCATGCCGAGGCCAATGGGGTGCTCGACATGCAACTGCTCGCGGGCGAAGCTGCACGCGCGCTGGAGCCGGCGCTCGCCTGCGACGCAGCGCTGCTCTCGCCGTCGACCGGCATCATCGACAGCCATGCCTACATGCTCTCGCTGCGAGGCGAAGCCGAGGCCGCCGGCGCCGCCTTCGCGTTTCACACCCCGCTGATCCGCGCCAAGGCGGTTGGCGGCGTCATCGAGGTCGAGGCGGGCGGCGAAGCACCGATGACGCTGCAATGCGACCTGCTCGTCAATGCCGCCGGGCTCTCGGCAACGAACGTGGCGCGCCACATCGACGGCATGCCGATCGACCGGATTCCGCCGGCCTATCTCGCCAAGGGAAACTACTTCAGCTGCAACGCCAGGGCGCCGTTCTCGCGCCTGATCTATCCGGTGCCCGAGCCCGGCGGGCTCGGCGTGCATCTGACGCTGGACATGGCGGGACAGGCGCGTTTCGGCCCCGACGTCGAGTGGATCGAGACGATCGATTACGAGGTCGATCCATCACGCGCCGAGCGGTTCTATCCGGCGATCCGAAAATACTGGCCGACGCTGCCCCATGGCGCGCTGATGCCGAGCTATTCGGGCATTCGCCCGAAGATCGTGCCGCCGGCGGTGGCCACGCAGGATTTCCTGATGCAGGGCCCGCGCGATCATGGCGTCGAAGGCCTGGTCAACCTGTTCGGAATCGAATCGCCGGGACTGACGTCGTCGCTCGCGATCGCGGACCACGTCGCCGAGCTCGCGCAAATCTAA
- a CDS encoding EAL and GGDEF domain-containing protein, giving the protein MAEKNWHVGSTLLIAVQAVMCLAGAVAPARAFALSDSLAAPSSFDKLDPNVIWEALIGGIVVCALLAAIALWIHSSLRRTRRSQLRRSAFISSAMNNLNQGVVMTDAQRRIMFCNDRYLEIYGLSRSDLWTGMSGHDILELRRKRGVLGVSDEDFYEKAASPNGLITELPNGHAILVKYFVLPNGGSVATHLDVSEERRLSRQLASTKQFLESVLDNVPVCVAAKSIEDGRYIFANRAFERFSRLSRDRIIGNRADEIFRPATAKSIEAADRAALASSDGQFRNEFNVERGSDKRMLSSVRVVARNEANQPEFLIAVFEDITDRRSLSQELESTKKFLELVVDNIPVALIVEQVKDGRYLLANRSAETILNRRREEATGLTASDIFNAKEAKLIIARDEAAIKKRGMISEEHPISTKAGLRLFLTRRATVLDDAGEPQYLIKTHEDVTDRRQTESRMAHMAYHDGLTDLPNRAAFLQALNQMIEACEGTGEEFAVLSIDLDGLKEVNDVFGHALGDKLLIEVAQRLQNVARGGLVARLSGDEFGLIIDGKQPEAGLALAQHVGEAVTQEFQIDGRAVRAGVTTGMSIFPHNGADGASLLANAGAALFRAKQKSRGTISLYQPEMDQQIRDRRVLHQDLSNAIKNGELSLAFQPQGIARHSVAESDIIGFEALARWQHPVRGQVSPADFIPIAEESGLIVEMGEWILRQACREAASWPKPLQVAVNLSPAQFMHGDVVGLVHAILLETGLSPGRLELEITEGVLIEDFDRGLALLRRLKALGVRISMDDFGSGYSSLSYLQAFPFDKIKIDRAFIINLGRNPQSAAIVRAVIDLGHGLDMSIVAEGVETVDQLTFLAREGCDGVQGYLLGKPLPIGKYAGLVGRAETMELALKTG; this is encoded by the coding sequence ATGGCTGAGAAGAACTGGCACGTGGGCAGCACGCTACTGATTGCTGTGCAGGCCGTCATGTGCCTGGCCGGCGCGGTCGCGCCTGCGCGTGCCTTTGCGCTATCGGACAGCCTGGCCGCGCCGAGCTCTTTCGACAAGCTCGATCCCAACGTGATCTGGGAAGCCCTGATCGGCGGCATCGTCGTCTGCGCGCTGCTGGCCGCGATCGCGCTGTGGATCCATTCCTCGCTGCGCCGGACCAGGCGGTCGCAACTGCGCCGCAGCGCGTTCATCTCCTCGGCCATGAACAATCTCAACCAGGGCGTGGTGATGACGGATGCGCAGCGGCGCATCATGTTCTGCAACGACCGCTATCTCGAGATCTACGGCCTGTCGCGCTCGGATCTGTGGACCGGCATGTCCGGCCACGACATCCTCGAGTTGCGGCGCAAGCGCGGCGTTCTCGGCGTCTCCGACGAGGATTTCTACGAGAAGGCGGCAAGCCCCAACGGCCTGATCACCGAGCTGCCGAATGGCCACGCCATCCTGGTGAAATATTTCGTGCTGCCGAACGGCGGCTCGGTCGCGACCCATCTCGACGTCAGCGAGGAGCGCAGGCTGTCGCGGCAACTCGCCTCGACCAAGCAGTTCCTGGAATCGGTGCTCGACAACGTCCCGGTCTGCGTCGCCGCGAAGAGTATCGAGGACGGCCGCTATATCTTCGCCAATCGCGCCTTCGAGCGCTTCTCGCGCCTGTCGCGCGATCGCATCATCGGCAATCGCGCCGACGAGATCTTCCGTCCCGCGACGGCGAAGAGCATCGAGGCGGCGGACCGCGCCGCGCTGGCATCGTCGGACGGCCAGTTCCGCAACGAATTCAATGTCGAACGCGGTTCCGACAAGCGTATGCTGTCCTCGGTTCGCGTCGTTGCCCGCAACGAGGCGAACCAGCCCGAGTTCCTGATCGCGGTGTTCGAGGACATCACCGACCGCCGTTCGCTGTCACAGGAGCTGGAGAGCACGAAGAAATTCCTGGAGCTCGTGGTCGACAACATCCCGGTGGCGCTGATCGTGGAGCAGGTCAAGGACGGCCGCTATCTGCTCGCCAACCGCAGCGCGGAGACGATCCTCAACCGAAGGCGCGAGGAGGCGACCGGCCTGACCGCCTCCGACATCTTCAATGCCAAGGAAGCCAAGCTGATCATCGCGCGCGACGAAGCCGCGATCAAGAAGCGCGGGATGATCTCCGAGGAGCATCCGATCTCGACCAAGGCCGGGCTGCGCCTGTTCCTCACTCGCCGCGCCACCGTGCTCGATGATGCCGGCGAGCCGCAATATCTGATCAAGACCCACGAGGACGTCACCGACCGCCGGCAGACCGAGTCGCGCATGGCGCACATGGCCTATCATGACGGCCTCACCGACCTGCCGAACCGCGCGGCGTTCCTGCAGGCGCTGAACCAGATGATCGAGGCTTGCGAGGGCACCGGCGAGGAATTCGCGGTCCTCTCGATCGACCTCGACGGCCTCAAGGAAGTCAACGACGTGTTCGGCCATGCGCTCGGCGACAAGCTGCTGATCGAGGTCGCCCAGCGTCTCCAGAACGTCGCGCGCGGCGGCCTGGTGGCGCGCCTGTCCGGCGACGAGTTCGGGCTCATCATTGACGGCAAGCAGCCGGAAGCGGGCCTTGCGCTGGCTCAGCATGTCGGCGAGGCCGTCACCCAGGAATTCCAGATCGACGGCCGGGCGGTTCGCGCCGGCGTCACCACCGGCATGTCGATCTTCCCGCACAATGGCGCCGACGGCGCCTCGCTGCTCGCCAATGCCGGTGCGGCGCTGTTCCGCGCCAAGCAGAAGTCGCGCGGCACGATCAGCCTCTACCAGCCGGAGATGGACCAGCAGATCCGCGACCGCCGCGTGCTGCATCAGGACCTGTCGAACGCGATCAAGAACGGCGAGCTCTCGCTGGCCTTCCAGCCGCAGGGCATCGCGCGCCACAGTGTCGCCGAGAGCGACATCATCGGCTTCGAGGCGCTGGCGCGCTGGCAGCATCCGGTGCGCGGCCAGGTCTCACCGGCCGACTTCATCCCGATCGCCGAGGAGAGCGGCCTGATCGTCGAGATGGGCGAGTGGATCCTGCGCCAGGCCTGCCGCGAGGCGGCGTCCTGGCCGAAACCGCTCCAGGTCGCGGTCAATCTGTCGCCGGCGCAGTTCATGCACGGCGACGTGGTCGGGCTGGTGCATGCGATCCTGCTCGAGACCGGGCTTTCGCCCGGCCGGCTCGAGCTCGAAATCACCGAGGGCGTGCTGATCGAGGATTTCGACCGGGGCCTCGCACTGCTGCGCCGGCTGAAGGCGCTCGGCGTGCGGATCTCCATGGACGATTTCGGCAGCGGCTATTCCTCGCTGAGCTATCTCCAGGCGTTCCCGTTCGACAAGATCAAGATCGACCGCGCCTTCATCATCAATCTCGGCCGCAATCCGCAATCGGCCGCGATCGTGCGCGCCGTGATCGATCTCGGCCACGGCCTCGACATGTCGATCGTCGCGGAGGGTGTCGAGACGGTTGACCAGCTTACCTTCCTCGCCCGGGAGGGCTGCGACGGCGTGCAGGGCTACCTGCTCGGCAAGCCGCTGCCGATCGGGAAATATGCCGGCCTTGTCGGCCGCGCCGAGACGATGGAGCTTGCGCTCAAGACCGGCTAA